TAAACAACCTAATCATCCTCAATTCTTCTTTATATGATAACGCATATAAGCGGTACCTTCTCTACGTGCATCATTCAATAACAAAAACCTTCTGCCCGCTTATTATGTCTGAACGCTGCTTATACACAGTAGATCCTTCCAAACAAAAAGCCGGGCGGACCCCGCTGTGTATATCCGCACCCCCTGCACCTGTTGCCTTGGGGCCTATGGTAAAAACGATGGAGGTCTCCCAAGTTTCAGGAGTGCGTGTCCAGTATGGATTCGCTTCCTGATTGGGTAAATACGCTACTCTTCTCTTATAATCGTCGTCAAAGAACTTTAGCGTCTTGCCTTCGGCAACACTTGCCCTTGAGTCCGCACCATTCAATTCTTTCAACGACAACAAGAATACTTTACGCGAAATTTCAATCGTACTATTACCTGTAACCCCTATACTAGCTTTGTCCGTAATAGTAATATCGCTACTAACCATAGCCTCTTGTGTTGCC
The sequence above is a segment of the Paenibacillus sp. FSL R7-0204 genome. Coding sequences within it:
- a CDS encoding DUF6273 domain-containing protein — encoded protein: MITNKKVWFFLILCLLCIAVFKGRDAFSALEAGTFLFSADKKEQLLDLAYDRNPKKGYTVYLKEDSGYVPYLVVSSNYGGNVLLLRRELLETMMPFNKNERHMWARSQYGAYYEDSSIDQYLNGEFISRFSQATQEAMVSSDITITDKASIGVTGNSTIEISRKVFLLSLKELNGADSRASVAEGKTLKFFDDDYKRRVAYLPNQEANPYWTRTPETWETSIVFTIGPKATGAGGADIHSGVRPAFCLEGSTVYKQRSDIISGQKVFVIE